The following are from one region of the Melioribacteraceae bacterium 4301-Me genome:
- a CDS encoding acyl-CoA dehydrogenase family protein has protein sequence MENVKSNSEVIKGGEFLIKEADPQSIFIPEDLSEEQKMMAETAKEFIEKEIWPKLNAIDKQEPNLTVSLMEKAGELGLLSTAIPEEYGGLGEDFNSNTAIAMEMGKGHSFGVSYAAHTGIGTLPILYYGTDEQKKKYLPKLASGELKSAYCLTEPTSGSDALSAKTTAKLSDDKKYYILNGQKMWITNGGFADILITFAQVDGDKFTCFIIDANSEGFNRGQEENKMGIKGSSTRALFLDNVKVPVENVLGEIGKGHYIAFNILNVGRFKLGAMTTGSAKKVSSLSIEYANTRKQFGQLISNFGAIKHKLAEQAIRIFVSESATYRVSNLINKKIKEHQAQGDKYEQAALKAAEEYAIECAMLKVYGSEMLDYVVDEAVQIYGGYGYSEEYPVARAYRDSRINRIFEGTNEINRLLTVDMLIKRSMKGRIDLMTPALAIQKELMSVPSFDESGDELLAKEKKAISNAKKAILMIAGSAVQKLMEKLKDEQEIIMNVTDMMIEVFACESAYLRTMKLSQIKKEEELQPYIDMTKVYINDAMEKIEKYGKHAIAAFATGDELKMLLLGLKRFTKYEPINTIGLRRKIANRLIEANTYCF, from the coding sequence ATGGAAAACGTAAAATCAAACTCAGAAGTAATTAAAGGCGGTGAATTTTTAATTAAAGAAGCTGACCCTCAATCAATTTTTATTCCTGAAGATTTGTCAGAAGAACAAAAAATGATGGCTGAGACTGCAAAAGAATTTATCGAAAAAGAAATTTGGCCAAAACTAAATGCAATCGATAAACAAGAACCTAACCTAACTGTAAGTTTAATGGAAAAGGCAGGCGAACTTGGCTTGCTTAGTACAGCTATCCCCGAAGAATATGGCGGATTAGGTGAAGACTTTAACTCCAATACTGCAATTGCAATGGAAATGGGTAAAGGTCATTCGTTCGGCGTTTCATATGCCGCACATACTGGAATTGGTACACTTCCTATTCTTTACTATGGCACAGACGAACAAAAGAAAAAATACCTTCCTAAATTAGCAAGCGGTGAACTGAAATCAGCTTACTGTTTAACTGAACCTACTTCAGGTTCAGATGCACTTTCAGCAAAGACTACCGCTAAACTTTCAGATGACAAAAAATATTACATTCTTAATGGACAAAAGATGTGGATTACCAACGGAGGGTTTGCAGATATACTAATTACATTTGCACAAGTTGATGGCGATAAATTTACATGCTTTATTATTGATGCAAACTCAGAGGGCTTTAATCGCGGTCAAGAAGAGAATAAAATGGGAATTAAAGGCTCTTCAACACGCGCTTTGTTCTTAGATAATGTTAAAGTACCAGTTGAAAACGTTCTTGGTGAAATAGGAAAGGGACACTATATTGCTTTTAATATATTGAACGTGGGCAGATTTAAACTTGGCGCGATGACGACTGGTAGTGCGAAAAAGGTGTCTTCACTTTCAATCGAATATGCTAATACAAGAAAACAATTTGGACAATTAATTTCTAACTTTGGGGCAATCAAACATAAACTGGCTGAACAAGCAATTAGAATATTTGTCTCTGAATCCGCTACTTACAGAGTAAGTAATTTAATCAACAAAAAAATTAAAGAACATCAAGCACAAGGTGATAAGTACGAACAAGCAGCATTAAAGGCTGCCGAAGAATATGCAATTGAATGTGCAATGCTGAAAGTTTACGGCTCTGAAATGTTAGATTATGTAGTTGACGAAGCAGTACAAATTTACGGCGGTTACGGCTACTCGGAAGAATACCCTGTAGCCCGTGCTTACCGCGATTCAAGAATTAATAGAATTTTTGAAGGGACAAACGAAATTAATCGGCTTCTTACAGTTGATATGTTAATTAAAAGATCCATGAAAGGAAGAATTGATTTAATGACACCCGCACTTGCAATCCAAAAAGAACTAATGTCTGTACCTTCTTTTGATGAAAGCGGTGATGAATTGTTAGCTAAAGAAAAAAAGGCTATAAGCAATGCAAAAAAAGCAATTCTTATGATAGCTGGAAGCGCTGTACAAAAGCTAATGGAAAAATTAAAAGATGAACAAGAAATTATAATGAATGTTACTGATATGATGATTGAAGTCTTTGCCTGCGAATCTGCTTATTTAAGAACCATGAAACTTTCTCAAATTAAAAAGGAGGAAGAACTTCAACCTTATATTGATATGACAAAAGTTTATATAAATGACGCAATGGAAAAAATAGAAAAATACGGCAAACATGCAATCGCTGCATTTGCAACTGGTGACGAGTTGAAAATGCTTCTGCTTGGTCTAAAACGATTTACAAAATATGAGCCTATTAACACTATAGGATTGCGGAGAAAAATCGCCAATAGGTTAATTGAAGCCAATACTTATTGCTTCTAA
- a CDS encoding acetyl-CoA C-acyltransferase, whose protein sequence is MKEAYIVAGYRSAVGKAKKGGFKNYRPDDLAADVIKYLLNKVPQLDPNRVDDLIVGNAVPEAEQGLQIGRMIALQCLPMRTPGMTVNRYCASGVETISIAVSKIRAGYANCIIAGGTESMSLVPTAGWKLSPNYKFAKEHPEYYLSMGLTAEEVARDYKISREDQDKFAYESHMKALNAIKNGYFKDEIVPIEVEEIFLENGKRKAKKYIVDTDEGPRADTTLEALSKLKPVFAAEGTVTAGNSSQMSDGAAFVLVMSEEMVKELNLKPIAVLKSFALEGVDPRIMGIGPIAAVPKALQKANLKLDDIDLIELNEAFASQSLAVIRNLGLNPEKVNVNGGAIALGHPLGCTGAKLSIQIFNELRRRKKKYGMVTACVGGGQGVAAIYELLN, encoded by the coding sequence ATGAAAGAAGCGTATATAGTAGCTGGATATCGCTCTGCAGTAGGAAAAGCTAAAAAAGGCGGCTTTAAAAATTACAGACCAGATGATTTAGCTGCAGACGTAATTAAATATTTGTTAAACAAAGTTCCTCAACTAGACCCCAATAGAGTTGATGATTTAATTGTAGGAAATGCGGTACCAGAAGCAGAACAAGGATTGCAAATTGGCAGAATGATAGCTCTGCAATGTTTACCAATGCGTACGCCGGGAATGACTGTCAATCGCTATTGTGCATCTGGAGTAGAAACAATCTCAATAGCAGTTTCTAAAATTCGGGCAGGCTATGCAAATTGTATAATTGCAGGCGGTACCGAATCAATGTCACTGGTGCCAACTGCTGGCTGGAAGTTATCACCAAATTATAAATTTGCAAAAGAGCACCCCGAATATTATTTGAGTATGGGATTAACAGCAGAGGAAGTTGCAAGGGATTATAAAATTTCTCGTGAGGACCAGGATAAATTTGCTTATGAATCTCACATGAAAGCGTTAAATGCAATTAAAAACGGTTACTTTAAAGATGAGATTGTTCCAATCGAAGTTGAAGAAATTTTCCTTGAAAATGGAAAAAGGAAAGCAAAAAAATATATTGTTGATACAGATGAGGGACCCCGAGCTGATACTACACTCGAAGCACTATCCAAATTAAAACCTGTTTTTGCGGCGGAAGGAACTGTAACTGCAGGTAATTCATCTCAAATGTCTGATGGCGCTGCTTTTGTGCTTGTAATGTCTGAAGAAATGGTTAAGGAATTAAATCTTAAGCCAATTGCCGTTTTGAAATCTTTTGCTTTAGAAGGTGTTGACCCAAGAATTATGGGAATAGGTCCAATTGCAGCAGTCCCAAAAGCATTACAAAAAGCTAACCTAAAATTAGACGATATAGATTTAATTGAACTCAACGAGGCATTCGCATCCCAATCCCTTGCTGTAATTAGAAATCTTGGGTTAAATCCAGAAAAAGTTAACGTCAATGGCGGGGCAATTGCTTTAGGACACCCGCTTGGTTGTACTGGTGCAAAACTTTCTATCCAAATTTTTAACGAACTAAGAAGAAGAAAAAAGAAATATGGAATGGTTACAGCCTGCGTTGGCGGTGGACAAGGCGTTGCAGCTATTTATGAGTTGCTAAATTAA
- a CDS encoding 3-hydroxyacyl-CoA dehydrogenase NAD-binding domain-containing protein — MKRIIKNVAVLGSGVMGSRIACHFANIGCNVYLLDIVPPKLTDEEIKKGLTEQSAEFRNRIVNTNLQNVLKAKPESLYDESFASRIKTGNFEDNLGWLKECDWIIEAVVENLEIKKSVLEKVEKFRKSGTLVTTNTSGIPIHSMLSGRSEDFQQHFCGAHFFNPPRYLPLLEIIPTEKTKQEVVDFLVYYSDVFLGKTPVLCKDTPAFIANRIGVFSIMAVFKLMKELGLKVKEIDTLTGPLTGKPKSATFRTADVVGIDTLVKVANNIYKDCPNDEWRELFKVPDFVSKLVNNNWLGDKTGQGFYKKVKNEKGEKEILELNTETFEYEPSPKVKYASVTAAKQLENLKERIKALTFSKDKAGEFLKKLSFMIFQYSSNRILEIADEIYKVDDALRAGFGWELGPFETWDVLGVEYTIKLMEEENLKPAKWVYEMLKGGFNSFYKIENGKKKYYDINSNSYKDIPGKNEFIILDNYRANKPVWKNTGATLHDIGDGVLNLEFQTKMNSIGSEILEAINKSIEIAEKDFRGLVIGNDAQNFSAGANLAMMFMLATEQEYDEIDMAVRMFQQSTMRIRYSAVPVVSAPHGMTLGGGCEVCLHSDKVVASAETYIGLVEVGVGIIPAGGGTKEMTLRASDKYQEGVVELPILQEMFMNIAMAKVSTSAQKAFGMGILRNGRDKYILNQNRLINEAKKAVIELSDQGYTQPLQRNDIKVLGKSALAALLVGAFSFHTARYITEHDKKIAEKLAFVMCGGDLTAPTLVSEQYLLDLEREAFLSLIGEKKTLERIQSILTTGKPLRN; from the coding sequence ATGAAAAGAATAATTAAAAATGTTGCAGTGCTTGGGTCGGGAGTTATGGGCTCACGCATCGCATGCCATTTTGCAAATATTGGCTGCAATGTTTATTTGCTCGATATAGTACCACCTAAGCTTACAGATGAAGAAATTAAAAAAGGCTTAACAGAACAAAGTGCCGAATTTAGAAACAGAATAGTTAACACAAACCTACAAAATGTATTAAAGGCAAAACCAGAATCGCTATACGATGAGTCCTTTGCCTCAAGAATTAAAACCGGTAATTTTGAAGATAATCTCGGTTGGCTGAAAGAATGCGATTGGATAATTGAAGCAGTGGTTGAAAATCTCGAAATAAAAAAGTCAGTTCTTGAAAAAGTTGAGAAATTTAGAAAGAGCGGAACTCTGGTAACTACTAACACATCCGGAATCCCAATTCATTCGATGCTAAGTGGAAGAAGCGAAGACTTCCAGCAACATTTTTGCGGAGCGCACTTTTTCAATCCACCAAGATATTTGCCGTTACTGGAGATTATTCCAACAGAAAAAACAAAACAAGAAGTTGTAGATTTTTTAGTGTATTACAGCGACGTATTTTTGGGCAAAACACCTGTGCTATGTAAAGATACACCGGCTTTCATCGCAAATAGAATTGGCGTGTTCAGCATTATGGCTGTCTTTAAATTGATGAAAGAACTTGGCTTAAAAGTAAAGGAGATTGATACTTTAACTGGGCCGTTGACAGGCAAACCAAAATCAGCAACATTTCGTACTGCCGATGTAGTTGGGATTGATACACTTGTTAAAGTCGCGAACAATATATACAAAGATTGTCCTAATGATGAGTGGCGCGAGTTGTTTAAAGTTCCGGATTTTGTAAGTAAACTTGTAAACAATAACTGGCTGGGCGATAAGACAGGTCAAGGCTTTTATAAGAAAGTAAAAAACGAAAAAGGAGAAAAAGAAATCCTTGAACTAAATACTGAAACATTTGAATATGAGCCCTCGCCAAAAGTCAAGTACGCATCGGTAACAGCAGCTAAGCAATTAGAAAACCTTAAAGAAAGAATAAAAGCTTTAACCTTCTCTAAAGATAAAGCCGGCGAATTTCTTAAGAAACTCTCGTTTATGATATTTCAGTATTCTTCAAATCGAATCTTAGAAATTGCCGATGAAATATACAAAGTTGACGATGCACTTCGAGCTGGTTTTGGTTGGGAACTAGGACCTTTTGAAACCTGGGACGTTCTCGGTGTTGAATATACTATAAAGTTAATGGAAGAAGAAAACCTTAAGCCGGCCAAATGGGTTTATGAAATGTTAAAAGGAGGATTCAATTCCTTCTACAAAATAGAAAACGGCAAGAAAAAGTATTATGATATAAATTCAAATTCTTATAAAGATATTCCGGGTAAAAATGAATTTATAATTTTAGATAACTATCGAGCAAACAAACCTGTATGGAAAAACACAGGTGCAACTTTGCACGATATTGGCGATGGTGTGCTAAATCTTGAATTTCAAACAAAGATGAACTCAATTGGCTCTGAAATTCTTGAAGCAATTAACAAGTCAATTGAAATTGCAGAGAAAGATTTTCGAGGACTTGTAATTGGCAACGATGCCCAAAATTTTTCAGCCGGTGCAAATTTAGCTATGATGTTTATGTTAGCCACAGAACAAGAATACGATGAAATTGATATGGCTGTTAGAATGTTTCAACAATCTACAATGAGAATAAGATATTCCGCTGTGCCTGTTGTTTCGGCACCGCATGGAATGACCTTGGGAGGCGGCTGCGAAGTTTGTCTGCATTCTGATAAAGTTGTTGCTTCCGCTGAGACTTATATTGGACTTGTTGAAGTTGGAGTTGGAATTATTCCAGCCGGCGGCGGGACTAAGGAAATGACACTTCGTGCCTCGGATAAATACCAAGAAGGTGTTGTTGAACTGCCAATCCTTCAAGAAATGTTTATGAACATAGCAATGGCTAAAGTCTCTACATCTGCCCAAAAAGCATTTGGCATGGGAATACTGCGAAATGGCAGAGATAAATATATTCTCAACCAAAACAGACTAATAAACGAAGCAAAAAAAGCTGTCATCGAATTAAGCGACCAAGGCTATACTCAACCGCTGCAAAGAAATGATATAAAAGTATTGGGTAAATCAGCATTAGCTGCTCTTTTAGTTGGTGCATTTTCATTCCATACAGCAAGGTATATAACAGAACACGATAAAAAAATTGCTGAGAAATTAGCTTTTGTTATGTGTGGCGGAGATTTAACTGCTCCCACTTTAGTTTCTGAACAGTACTTGCTCGATTTAGAAAGAGAAGCTTTTCTTAGTCTAATTGGAGAAAAGAAAACATTAGAAAGAATTCAAAGTATTCTTACAACAGGAAAACCATTAAGAAATTAA
- a CDS encoding long-chain fatty acid--CoA ligase: MQYPQLPKNRLIDLIPYQLEHYPNPKAFSDKVTGKWRAYSTAEVKKIIDNVSLGLLKLGFNPNDKIAIISRNRVEWNFVDLGILQMGGIVVPLYPNTSEDNYSFIFQDADVKLVFVEDEELFDKVQRVNKKIKNKIQHIYTFNRIDKAHHWTEITEAADENLRKRLQEINDTITEENLATIIYTSGTTGIPKGVMLSHKNIISNVNSLVRCMPIKKFKTTISFLPLCHIFERTAVYFYMILGTSINYPQSLETVGENIREVKPDFFITVPRLLEKVFERIMDAGYKLSLPKKAIFGWAVNLANHYDHHGKNNWFYNLRLFFARKIVFTKWKEALGGNIKGIISGSAALQPRLSRIFIGAGIPVIEGYGLTETSPVLTCNRFNKKENLIGTVGIPIPDVEIKIGENGEILAKGPNVMIGYYNNPEATKEAIDEDGWLHTGDVGEIVEGKFLKITGRIKEMFKTSGGKFVVPQPIENKMKESFFIEQMMVIGENRKFVAAIIQPNFEFIRKWAKEKKMELITREQIAASPVVKERIWREVQKYNKRFGHVQQIKKIALVPDLWSVETGELTPTMKVKRDVLSEKYKNLIEEIYAENSSINLPKDE; this comes from the coding sequence ATGCAATATCCACAGTTACCAAAAAATCGGTTAATAGATTTAATCCCTTATCAGCTTGAACATTATCCAAATCCTAAAGCGTTCAGCGATAAAGTTACAGGTAAGTGGAGAGCATACAGCACAGCAGAGGTAAAAAAAATAATCGATAATGTTAGTTTGGGTTTACTTAAACTTGGCTTTAACCCCAATGATAAAATTGCTATAATTTCAAGAAATAGAGTGGAATGGAATTTTGTTGATTTAGGGATACTTCAAATGGGTGGCATAGTTGTTCCTCTTTATCCAAATACTAGCGAAGACAATTATAGCTTCATTTTTCAAGATGCTGATGTTAAACTCGTCTTTGTAGAAGATGAAGAGTTGTTTGATAAAGTTCAACGTGTAAATAAAAAAATCAAGAATAAAATTCAGCATATTTACACTTTCAACAGAATTGATAAAGCACATCATTGGACGGAAATAACTGAAGCAGCAGATGAAAATTTAAGAAAAAGACTGCAGGAAATTAATGATACAATTACAGAAGAAAATCTTGCTACAATAATTTATACATCTGGCACAACAGGAATTCCCAAAGGAGTAATGCTTTCTCACAAAAACATTATTTCCAATGTTAATTCACTTGTGCGTTGTATGCCAATAAAAAAATTTAAGACCACAATTAGCTTTTTACCATTATGCCATATTTTTGAAAGGACAGCAGTTTACTTTTACATGATCCTCGGCACCTCAATTAATTATCCCCAAAGCTTAGAGACTGTCGGCGAAAATATTCGTGAAGTTAAACCCGACTTTTTCATTACCGTGCCCCGACTTCTTGAAAAAGTTTTTGAAAGAATTATGGATGCAGGTTACAAACTCAGTTTACCTAAAAAAGCAATTTTTGGATGGGCAGTTAATCTTGCTAATCATTATGACCATCACGGAAAAAACAATTGGTTTTATAATTTAAGATTGTTCTTTGCAAGAAAAATTGTTTTTACAAAATGGAAAGAAGCTCTGGGTGGAAATATAAAAGGAATTATTAGTGGTTCAGCTGCATTACAGCCTCGTCTTTCAAGAATATTTATTGGTGCCGGAATTCCTGTAATTGAAGGTTATGGACTTACAGAAACTTCTCCCGTTTTGACATGCAATAGATTCAATAAAAAAGAAAACTTGATTGGTACGGTCGGGATACCAATCCCTGATGTTGAAATAAAAATTGGTGAAAATGGAGAAATTCTTGCTAAAGGACCAAATGTTATGATTGGATATTACAATAATCCAGAAGCTACAAAAGAAGCAATTGACGAAGATGGGTGGTTACATACAGGCGATGTGGGTGAAATTGTTGAAGGAAAATTTTTGAAAATTACAGGAAGAATAAAAGAAATGTTTAAAACCAGCGGGGGAAAATTTGTAGTTCCCCAGCCAATCGAAAATAAAATGAAAGAATCTTTCTTTATCGAACAAATGATGGTAATAGGGGAAAACAGAAAGTTTGTTGCCGCAATTATCCAGCCCAATTTTGAATTCATAAGAAAATGGGCTAAAGAGAAAAAAATGGAGTTGATTACTCGTGAACAAATCGCAGCCTCGCCTGTAGTAAAAGAACGAATTTGGAGGGAAGTTCAAAAATACAATAAGAGATTTGGACACGTCCAGCAAATTAAAAAAATTGCATTGGTGCCAGATTTATGGTCAGTAGAAACAGGCGAATTAACACCTACAATGAAAGTTAAAAGAGATGTTCTTAGCGAAAAGTATAAGAATTTAATAGAAGAAATTTATGCTGAGAACAGTTCAATTAATTTACCTAAAGACGAATAA
- a CDS encoding helix-turn-helix domain-containing protein, with translation MNLSENNIKLIFGLKLKQLRQEKGLTLSELAERSSLSVSYLNEIENGKKQPKPKKIAAIAKALDVPYDKLVSLKLNKNLAPISELLESNFLEKLPLDHYGIDVHKLLIQLSQAPIQLSALVSTLIEVAKSLELTENQFSNIAIRTYKELNENYFSELEDSVLKFCKKIKFDYNPPVTYNRLLEILTNNFNYEVDENSIPDTPDFSNIRAVSVINGKRKKILINRKLADSQKAFIIGKEIAYVFLKISDRSNLYSNIPLDSFDQLLNNLKASYFSTALIINKQSIINDISFLFNQKKFDEKFLLSLIKKYDVSPDMLLQRITNVLTKYFNISNFFFLRINSAKNSGVYSVTKQIRLNIKDYPSEYQNNEHYCRRWLSIDILKRLEELQKTNEDFKLPIAAIQKSVFGDSNNVYIEISIAKFSSLHPNFNYSVTLGFLLNEELKQKILFVNNQSIPERVVNGTCQRCNILDCKERAAKPTIYETKRQLEKLKKELNKIVQES, from the coding sequence ATGAATTTATCTGAAAATAATATAAAGTTAATCTTTGGCTTAAAACTAAAACAGCTGCGGCAAGAAAAAGGCTTAACCCTTTCTGAATTAGCCGAGAGGTCCTCTCTTTCAGTTTCTTACTTGAATGAAATTGAGAATGGGAAAAAACAACCAAAGCCAAAAAAAATTGCAGCAATTGCTAAAGCCTTAGATGTTCCATACGATAAGTTAGTTTCTCTTAAATTGAATAAAAATCTTGCACCTATTAGTGAACTGTTAGAATCAAATTTTTTAGAAAAACTTCCTCTTGACCATTACGGAATTGATGTTCATAAACTTCTTATTCAGCTTTCTCAAGCTCCTATACAGCTGAGCGCCCTCGTTTCTACTTTGATTGAAGTAGCTAAATCTTTAGAGTTGACAGAAAATCAGTTTAGTAACATTGCTATTAGAACCTATAAGGAACTTAATGAAAATTATTTTAGCGAACTTGAAGACTCTGTATTAAAGTTTTGTAAAAAAATTAAATTCGATTACAATCCGCCTGTTACATATAATCGTTTGTTAGAAATATTGACGAATAATTTTAATTATGAGGTAGATGAAAACTCTATTCCAGATACACCAGATTTTAGCAATATTCGGGCAGTTAGTGTTATCAACGGAAAGAGAAAGAAAATATTAATCAACCGAAAATTAGCTGATTCCCAAAAAGCCTTTATAATTGGCAAGGAAATCGCTTATGTTTTTTTGAAAATTTCCGATCGTTCAAACCTTTATTCTAATATTCCTTTGGATTCTTTTGACCAGCTTTTAAACAATTTGAAAGCCTCTTATTTTTCCACTGCACTAATAATTAATAAACAATCAATCATAAACGATATTTCTTTCCTGTTTAATCAGAAAAAATTCGATGAGAAATTTCTTCTTTCACTTATAAAAAAATATGATGTCTCACCAGATATGCTTCTTCAAAGAATTACTAACGTTTTAACTAAGTACTTCAACATTAGCAATTTCTTTTTCTTGCGGATTAATTCAGCTAAAAATTCTGGTGTTTATTCTGTTACAAAACAAATAAGGTTAAATATCAAAGATTATCCCAGCGAGTATCAAAACAATGAGCATTACTGCCGGCGATGGTTATCTATTGACATTTTAAAAAGATTAGAAGAACTACAGAAAACCAACGAAGATTTTAAATTACCAATAGCAGCAATTCAAAAGTCAGTTTTTGGTGATTCCAATAATGTGTACATAGAGATTTCAATTGCCAAGTTCTCATCTCTTCATCCTAACTTTAATTATAGCGTTACATTAGGATTTTTGTTAAACGAGGAATTGAAACAAAAAATTTTATTTGTAAATAATCAGTCTATACCAGAAAGAGTAGTTAACGGTACTTGCCAGCGTTGTAATATATTGGATTGTAAAGAGCGGGCTGCAAAGCCAACTATTTACGAAACTAAAAGACAATTAGAAAAACTGAAAAAAGAACTTAATAAAATTGTTCAAGAATCGTAA
- a CDS encoding acyl-CoA thioesterase — translation MGTCFTNYLSEMELEKFKHKIQITVRFSDLDAMGHVNNATYLTYLEEARLSYYKDVLNMNVRDLEFNAVVARIEIDYIHQIKLGDKLEVYSRTSKIGNKSVDLEHVIAIVNNEHKKIAAKALTKLVSYDYKKNESTVIPQAIKNIIEDFEKKSQ, via the coding sequence TTGGGTACATGTTTCACTAATTATTTATCTGAAATGGAATTAGAAAAATTTAAGCACAAAATCCAGATAACAGTTAGATTTTCTGACCTTGATGCAATGGGTCATGTAAACAATGCAACATATTTAACTTACCTTGAAGAAGCTCGTCTTTCATACTACAAAGATGTGTTAAACATGAATGTAAGGGATTTAGAGTTCAATGCAGTTGTTGCAAGAATAGAGATTGATTATATACATCAAATTAAATTAGGCGACAAGTTAGAAGTTTACAGCCGCACATCAAAAATAGGCAATAAAAGCGTTGACTTAGAACACGTTATTGCAATTGTGAACAATGAGCATAAGAAAATTGCTGCCAAGGCATTAACCAAGCTGGTTTCTTATGATTATAAAAAGAACGAATCAACAGTAATACCACAGGCTATTAAAAATATTATTGAGGATTTTGAAAAGAAAAGTCAGTGA
- the corA gene encoding magnesium/cobalt transporter CorA, with product MSNRRQQVKSKIGKPPGSLIFVGEKNVDKTIITLVEYDQTEYECRKIESLDKLKQQLTNRKKEKVLWINVNGLQDVELISEIGSLFGIHPLSIEDVLNSYQRSKADFFENGIFIVAKNAEIKNNKELSIEQVSFFIGQNFVISFQHNPEVDTFNSIYAIIEKGKGIIRKSKADYLLYVLLDFLLDNYFLVVEELGEQIDDLQEILLKNPKTEELAKIQKLKKYLQNTRQTVSPLRELLNSLIRRDSLLITEETVIYFRDTLDHQIRIVENLETLRDTLTTMLDIYLSSVNNKMNEVMKVLTIIATIFIPLTFIVGIYGMNFQYMPELEWKFGYPLILFLMIVIAILLVRYFKKKNWF from the coding sequence ATGTCCAACCGAAGGCAACAAGTAAAATCTAAAATTGGCAAGCCTCCAGGCAGCTTGATTTTTGTAGGGGAAAAAAATGTTGATAAAACAATAATTACCTTAGTTGAGTATGACCAGACCGAATATGAATGCAGAAAAATAGAATCACTTGATAAATTAAAACAACAACTAACAAATCGTAAAAAGGAAAAAGTATTGTGGATTAATGTAAATGGACTACAGGATGTTGAACTAATTTCTGAAATAGGTTCTTTGTTTGGTATTCATCCACTTAGCATTGAGGATGTTTTAAACAGCTATCAACGCTCTAAAGCTGACTTTTTTGAAAATGGAATCTTCATTGTGGCAAAAAATGCAGAAATAAAAAACAATAAAGAATTATCAATTGAACAAGTTTCTTTTTTTATTGGACAAAATTTTGTCATTAGTTTTCAACACAATCCAGAAGTCGATACCTTTAATTCTATCTATGCAATTATAGAAAAGGGGAAAGGAATTATTAGAAAATCTAAAGCAGACTATTTGTTGTATGTTTTGTTAGACTTCCTTTTAGATAATTATTTTTTGGTAGTAGAAGAATTAGGCGAACAAATTGACGATTTGCAAGAAATATTGTTAAAAAACCCAAAAACCGAAGAGTTAGCTAAAATTCAGAAGCTTAAAAAATACCTCCAAAATACCAGACAGACTGTAAGTCCACTTCGCGAACTGTTGAATAGTCTTATTAGAAGAGATTCTTTATTAATTACTGAGGAGACAGTAATTTATTTTCGCGACACACTTGACCACCAAATTCGTATTGTTGAAAATCTGGAAACCTTGCGCGATACACTTACAACTATGCTCGATATTTACCTTTCAAGCGTCAATAATAAAATGAACGAGGTAATGAAAGTACTTACCATAATTGCAACTATTTTTATCCCTTTAACTTTCATCGTTGGCATATACGGCATGAACTTTCAATATATGCCCGAACTTGAATGGAAGTTTGGCTATCCATTGATTTTATTTTTAATGATTGTAATAGCAATTCTGTTAGTGCGCTATTTTAAGAAAAAAAACTGGTTTTAA